A genomic region of Raphanus sativus cultivar WK10039 chromosome 6, ASM80110v3, whole genome shotgun sequence contains the following coding sequences:
- the LOC108807820 gene encoding FBD-associated F-box protein At4g10400-like, whose translation MDLMNRLTDDLLVKILSFLPTKVAISTSILSKRWECLWMWLPKLEYISRCFECKGFKSEYESSLRCFLDRSIPLHRASVIESLRLDLAYSGCKAEDIKLWIVIAVSRFLRELEVCYLDHLDKNNILPSSLYASKSLVTLKLSGNIRLDVPRMVGLPSLKTLQLRHLKLLDGQSFRKLLSICPVLENLSVMLYGGYVNMGKITVIIPSLLSLSLEIPSTGLQYGLVDGLVIDTPSLKYLKLEDYDNNNHSCLIEDMPQVEEAYLDVKCPDIERLIGSITSVKRLTLSLEAIYHGRFVFDQLEHLELCVSTDCASSLLVRLLEDSPNLRELDLYEMDHKKGYMASWNQPDTVPKCIMSSLQTFSWSGYCGIPQDKDIVVYILTNACQLKTATISSDDIYTPKYEMIKELSLSYRASATCRLVFD comes from the exons ATGGACCTAATGAATAGGTTAACAGATGACTTGCTGGTCAAGATATTATCGTTTCTCCCCACAAAAGTTGCAATCTCCACCAGCATCTTGTCTAAACGATGGGAGTGTCTTTGGATGTGGTTACCAAAACTCGAGTATATTAGCAGATGTTTTGAATGCAAGGGTTTCAAGTCCGAATACGAGAGTTCACTACGGTGTTTTCTTGACAGAAGCATACCATTACATAGAGCTTCGGTCATCGAAAGCCTCCGCCTCGATTTAGCTTATTCAGGTTGTAAAGCTGAAGATATCAAACTGTGGATTGTAATCGCAGTTTCTCGCTTCTTACGCGAGCTTGAAGTTTGTTATCTTGATCATCTGGACAAGAACAACATATTACCAAGTAGCTTGTACGCCTCTAAATCTCTAGTGACTTTGAAACTTAGCGGCAACATTCGCTTGGATGTTCCTCGTATGGTTGGTCTTCCCTCTCTGAAAACTTTGCAACTTCGACATCTGAAGCTCTTAGATGGACAATCTTTTCGAAAGCTCCTATCTATCTGTCCTGTTCTTGAAAATCTGTCGGTCATGCTCTATGGTGGTTATGTCAATATGGGAAAGATCACGGTTATCATCCCCTCTTTGCTAAGTTTATCACTAGAAATACCTTCTACTGGTCTTCAATATGGTCTTGTAGATGGTTTAGTGATAGATACCCCGTCTTTGAAGTATTTGAAGCTTGAGGATTATGATAATAATAATCACTCTTGTCTTATTGAGGATATGCCTCAGGTGGAGGAGGCATATCTAGATGTTAAGTGTCCTGATATTGAGAGACTTATAGGATCAATCACATCCGTCAAGCGGCTTACCTTATCTTTGGAG GCTATATATCATGGCAGGTTTGTTTTCGACCAGCTTGAGCATTTGGAGCTATGCGTAAGCACTGATTGTGCGTCTAGTCTCCTTGTCCGGTTACTCGAAGATTCTCCTAACTTACGAGAGCTAGACCTCTATGAAATG GATCATAAAAAGGGTTATATGGCTTCGTGGAATCAACCGGACACTGTTCCCAAATGTATTATGTCGAGTTTGCAAACTTTCAGCTGGTCAGGGTACTGTGGAATACCACAAGACAAAGATATTGTGGTTTACATCTTGACAAATGCTTGTCAATTGAAGACTGCAACAATCTCGTCTGACGATATTTATACTCCAAAGTATGAGATGATAAAGGAGTTGTCACTTTCCTACCGAGCATCGGCCACATGCCGACTCGTATTTGATTAa